Part of the Ascaphus truei isolate aAscTru1 chromosome 16, aAscTru1.hap1, whole genome shotgun sequence genome, gaaaaaacccaCCACCTAGCATAGAAACATTACAGAAAGTAAATTCTCTTATGAATAAAAGAAAGGGACAAAACAAGGTAATCTTCAACAGTTTAGAATGACCCATATCCCAGCATTTCTCTAATAGTTTTTTTCTGAAAATAGGTGTTTGTTAGTCTAGTTATTACAAGAGAAAAAAGTGATGCATCTAATCCAATGTTACCTGGGACTCAAAATGAGCAGCATGTTATCCAAGATGTTCTTAAAGGAAGCCATTTTTATTTAAAGTATTTTTAATGTGTATTATGGCCTAGACAATGAGTAGTCATGGAATGGTCTTTAATTTACATAGCCATACATCTTTTGCAGTGAAAATATTTTATAACTTGATACTgtagaataaaaaaaacaaataaatgtccAAACATTTTATTGCAAAAATTACATATGCATGTATATTACTACATACAGTTGGCATTGAAAAGGCAATTCTGGAAAGATTTGTGGGGAAAGAAAATATCTTTTGGTTAAGTGCTCTAGTGTGGGTGTTTTAAATCTGAAGTTAACGTAGATGCGAGTATTgtaggtctttatttatatagtgcctttAATGTATATGCATGCCCCTGCCAGAATACACGCAGCCCTGAATAATGCAGGTGTAAACAGCCATGCGAAGTATTAATTTGGTGCGTCTTGCTACAATTGAACATATTTGGCATCAGTGTAGTTGGcaatattttgtattattttacaTTGCATTCAAAATGCAAATACCGATTATGGGATTCGTCTAAAAGAAATGGTTGATAGTAGAGACATGCTACCCGTTTGCATTTGAGACGTAGGATATATATGCGAGTGTTTTTATGCTATGGGACTGCATGAACCTTTTAAATTCAGCActgaaaaaaaaagtgtaaaccaTCTTGTTCATTTGGAATTTGCATTGGCCAAGAAATTATTCATATATTTACATGTCAGTGTACGCTGCGCGACATGTAGTattctttatatttatatatttgtgtgttatAGGTATATAAAGTCTCACAGGCCAGTGGCTAAACAAGTGTAAAGCAAAAAGTTTTAACATTTGCTTGGCCACAAAGGTGGCAACTACTGTGGCTGCAGAAAGTTTAAGAGTCTTATGTAGAACAGGGCTCTGACAGCCCATGGAGATATTGATATGGCCCATAGCTGCCCAACTAGCATGAAGAGGTGCACTTTCCATGTTAAATCAAGACTATGTATATGTTCAGGTAATGTAAATCTAGATGGTATATGTAATAAATACCTGAAAATGTTGAAATGCAGCAATTAagtccttaaaatgcatctgaaactaaatttaacaaaaaataaaataaaaaagcaccCTTAAGAGCACATCAACCTTCAGCACAAAAGGACATTCATTTAATCTGAAACGTCAAAATACTTGTTGCACTACAAAACAGAAACACTTGCCATGCTTTTTTATCAAATGGTTTTAGATTTGTAAGTACCAACTAAAAACCCTGAATTATACTTGCTGCTAGCACTGTAGAACCTCTGGTAAATATTAACCTAAAAACATGGAATCTTGCAATAGAAACAATTTATGCTTCTCTGGGGCAAAGTGACAGGTCTGGTTCTCTGGTAAATAAATGGGCAGAGTAACTGGAAACCAATTAGCAATTTATGGGACCCCATTGACAATACTAATTTCTCGTGGGGACTTTAACCTGCATATAGGATTACATTTGCTTAAGCTTGACACATCTATTACTTAATATTTGCAGGCACCCTGCTCTCCTCTCCACCAGGACAGTCAAACATGAAAGGGCTTTCACTATACTTGGGGTTTTTCCCCTTCCTGTGTTCTTCCCACAACATTGTGACAAACTTGGCATTTAGCCAAATGCCCATGCTAATTTTTATTCTAATTCTAGGAGGGCCATCAACTTTTAAGTTGGGACGTTTATGTTCAGGTTTTTTATAGTTTAACGTGAAAGTGGGACAAAATGCTATTTGCAAGCAGTCGTTAAAAAATTACTCACTGGCAAGCAGCAGGCAATTTGCCTCTGCAAAACATCCTACCATCATCTGTTTGGTTCTCCAACCTGCCTATCGATAGCTTTGGGTTTTCCAGAAATTGCTACCTTAACTCATCTTAAGTGGTTACCTCAGTTATTCTAAAAATCTGCCGTCTAGTTACTTGTAGGAAGCATCCCCCACATTATGCCCTAAATAGTATTGTGATTTTTTAAAAAGTGTGCTAGTGGGCTTGGGACCATTTTAGAAATACGAGGTGTTAAGCCATGTTATATGGTTCTACATCTGTACTCCATATTTCTACAAAAATGCAACTTTCCTCTCTGAAAGAAACAAACCATGACATCACTCCATTAGCTGCAAGCCAAACCTATACCTTCCGACATCAGACGCTGGCACGTGTTCTGAAACGTTCAATCCATGGTATTTCATCTACAAAAGCATGAAAAGAAGTGTAAACAGTTGTACACAGGTACAGTTGGATGTACAATGTGAATAGAGTTCTGAATAGTTTGTTCCTAGTTAAGACTTTTCCCTACAACATTAGATTCACTTGTTACTCGGACTCTAGTTTACACCTTTCAACTAGTCCAGAAGAATTCAGATTATGGCCCTCCCATTAATACTTGTGGCATAGTTCTTAAAACAGTTTGCTAAATAAGTGCGTCTCAAGCAACAACTTCATTACACGACAAAACCTGATGAATTCTTACCATTTGCATATGGCCAAATCCAATGAAAATTCATCATTTCCCAGGTATCAGAAGGAAACAGTCAACCTGCAAGAATATTTAACATGAGAAATGGTGTTTCACATACAATTTTGCCTTTCCCTGAACTTGCAGTTAGGCCCTTCAATGATATCCTTTGTTTGGAGAGGCATTTGTTTGGAAAGGAACATCAGGATGACTTATGGCATGAAGTTTCCATTGTGCACTGCCATGTTTAGATTAAGGTACCTGTAGGTCTTCAGTCTATTCAAGTTTTTGGAACTTCAGAGGTTGACATGTATCAAAAGCGTGCATGTGGCAACAAGCTGCTCTTTAATAACCTATATCAAGTGTGCTTTGGTCTGCAAGAACATCCGAGGCTAGAGATGAACCGCAAGTTTCACCTGCCCATTAATTTATTAAATGTGAAATCTTTTCCCTCTATCAAATGCAGGTATCCACAATTTTCCAAACTAATTGATGTTCAACATGATTTTTATCCAAGCATAATGTTGTTTAGATATTTGTTATCCAGCAGTGCCTTTCCATGATTCATTAATTCCATTATGTACTGTAAATCTGTACCATGAGGTAGATATGCAGCGCAAGTTTGACTTAGACTGAAAAAACTAGTTTGCTTTGCTTACCCTCATTGCTGTTTCTCAGGCATTTGATGGTTTATAGTTGAAAGATTCACTTGTTTTAGGTTGTCATGGTCTTTGAGATGGAGGCATCAATGGATTTGGTTCTTCATTGGCCTTTAGAATCATTCCTTTAAAAGTGACACTACAGAGTTGCAAACAAATTGAAACAGTAACAGCAAATATTGTTTGGTAGCTTCTTGGTATGACAGGGATTGTACCTTTAAATTGCAGCAGATTACCATGTGTTAAATTCTTATTTAGGAGGAGTGGGCAGAAAGTCCTTTGTTGCACGGTAACTGTAGGGAGTGTCAGCATTATCCATTGTTTCAGGTGTAGTGGACTTAATCTTTAGCATCCTTACACACCATTTGATTGATAAATAAACTGGTAATTTGGGGAATTCAGGTTTGTGTGGCAAGCAGCACAACCCCCTACAATTTACATTAAAAAGTTGAATGAGTCCTCATGTTTGTGGTCTCCATTGTAACTCAGATGTTGTGTGGACAGTCGGGGGAACAATAATGAAATAAGATGGAATGTGGCGTTTCAGTGAAACTTTACTttgaaaaaaattacaacactAATACACAGCTCAAACTACACATTTAACATTTCAAAGAAAAATGCTAACAAAATTTGAAGATTAAGCATTTTAACCTTTCCTCACAAGAGCATAAAATTCATGGAGGAGAAAACTTACAGGTAAAAAAAAGgggataaataaaaacaaacttcTTTATAGTAGTCCGCTGGTGGTAAGGGCAGAAGTGCCACTGTCTCCTTTGAGTTTGTTTAAAGGATGTGTTTGGTCCATGTTAATAGATTTTTAATATCTGCTTCTGCCACCTCCTCTGTCAGATCGGCTCCCGCCACGGCCACCACCTCTGGGCACACCACGGCTTGAACTGCTGTATGAGTCACGTGGAGGATAGCCCCTATCCATTGGAGGTGGTAGCCCCCGTTCTTGTCTGCCAACACGATCACGCCCACTTGAGTAGAGATCatttctgctgcttgaataactGTCTCGGCCTCCATATCCATCCCGAGCACTGCTGTAATCATCATACCGACTGCTTCCACCATATGATGGCGGGGGCCCTCTTGCAGGTGGTGCACTACGCGAGTTACCTGCAGGGTCAATGGTCAGGTAATAGGGCAATACTATAAGTTACATCACATATATTTGATATTTGCAGCTTATTTACTTTCTTGTACTTTCTGGGTAGTTTTTGTAGGGTCTGCCATGTTTGGGAAATTCTAGTAGAGGGGGCTGCATATTGCTACAAAATCTAGTTTGTTGGAAATAAGTGAGGCACACTTCATTGGGTAATGAGCTCCAGAACAgcagctttttttttatatagacatTTTGCCACATGATATCCAGGGAGTTGCATTTGCTTCATTGGTGTATTGTATTTTGATCTTGCTGTAATGCAACTTAAATTAGCATTCCATTTATGGGAGAATAAAATCTGCCTCTGCCCCAAATAAAACTAGCAGTGTTCCAATTCCCATTATGAAATGTGGATCTTCACCATAGGGCAATTAAGTAAACCTGCAAAACAAGAGACTTTTAAAATGAAACCTTACCGTATGCCTCATACGAGTCTCTGTAAGAACCCCCACTTGGGTGATCGGAATAGTCCCGGTTGTCACGCCCACCATAACCATCACGATCACTGAAGCAAAACAAATAAAAGGCTAGCTATATTATAGTTAAATCAGACAGCAATACTCAATTTATTGGGGATGGGGTCGCACAGAGGAATACAAGACTATTGCTGCTAAAAGACAACAGGAAACCCCAATTCCTGATAAATAGGTGTCCTCAGGActgggaggggcgaggggggagagactAAAAATAGAACCTTAAGAATATCAACAAGATGAATTGTAGTTACAAAAGCATAAAGAGTATGAGTGGACAGTGCAAAGGAACATACAAGACCATTACTTGATTGCAAAGACAAGTCTGCACAAATAAAAGAGTACATAAACCCAAATAAACGCACTTATCTGCCACaataggaagagggagggaaaagtGCACAAAAATAGGCGAAGGGGAGGAAAGCTGTccatctctccgccccccccattCAAACATTTCACATTCCCTACAGTGGTGGACAAGTATACATATATTTCGATTTAGGTACTATGTACTTTTGGGCAGACTTGGTCATAATTAAAgcagcaaggggtctccagaacagatcccattaatttcagctacagGCCATAAACGCATTGTACTTTTTATGCTTTTGTAATTATAATGAGCACCTGTTCTTTCAAAGaaagaaatgttttatttgcattTCTGGGTGGAGGGAGGCAACACAAAAACCAAGTACATACCCATAGCCTCTAGATCCATATTCATCACGTGAACTGTAGTCCCGATAGGCATAATCCCTTGGTGGTGGTGCATAATCTCTTGAATCTCTAGAATTTCCATAATCTCTGCTTGAGTAACTGaagaaaaatatacatattttttagcACGCTTACATTTCCACACAATGCTGGTTGCAAAGGCAAACAGTCACTTGGCCATGAAATTCCTTACCCATCATATCTCTCTTTTGTATTATAGCCATCATCTCTTGGTGACATATAAACATCTCTCCGTGATGGCATAGGTTCTCTGCGAGGTGGTCCTCCATAGCCATCTCTCTCACGTGAAAGTGGCGCTGCAAATACAGACTACGTTAGTGTCAATGAGTAGTATTTAGTATGCAATCATGACACTTCAAAACAAATGCTGCTGCAAAAGATGTTTACTGGATATGGGTATAGCTGTGTACATACACCATCACACAACTGTGCCAGAGGGGCAAATGGTACTGCTGTTGTGGCCGCTGCGGCACACAAAGTGTTTACAGCCGTTTCATTCATAAACtccataacaaaaaaaaaaaatatatatataaaaaaaaaagtgttagcaATGCTATACAAGTGTGATTACAAACACTTCCAGATCTGAAAGACCCACTAAAGCTCAGAACTTCTTAGAGGACAAGAAGGCTTCATCAGTTCAAGACATGATCAACGCCATGAGTTCATCACCGCTTTTAAATGCAAGCACAGAAGTATTAAGAATGAGCATTTACCTTCTACTACACACATACCTTGTTTCAAAGGCATACGTGTACCAAAGCTCTAACATCAAAAACAGCTTACATTAATTTAAAATATCTGTAACAACGTAGACTGAGAAAAGTTCATAATATTTAGATCTCCACTTCCAAACCTTACAGTTGATAGTTAAGTGTTGATATATTATTACATGGTAAAACACTGATTTTGTAACGAGTTTTAAATGGAGGATAAAATTACCTCTTCCTCCCATTCCACTGCTGCGAATAGGACCAGAGGGAGCAGATCTTTTAGGTGGAGGACCACCGCTTCTTGGTGGCGGTCCTCTCTTCAAAGGCATTTGCCCTCGAGAAGAAGAACCTCCTGATGAAAAAGTAACATTGATGAATCATGGAGAATAATCTTTCAGCTCTGAAGTCTTGATAGATCATGAATTGAGCATTTGCTACTCTACATGCAAACCCATGCGGAGACTGCCTCCCAAATGTGATCTGGAAATTGCCAAATGTTTACACAGTAAGTAATGGCATATTTATAATAACTAGTACTTCAgcagttacttttttttttttttttttaaatatgctgtTCGGAAACATTTTAGAAGTTTAAAGAAGAAATCCAAGACagcaattaaaaatatatattaagcagggggtctcttaattgctgaaccccattaattgcaGATATGGGAACACCCTACTATCAGAGATACCTCGAAGTAGGTGTTTGTACCTCATCCGGCACAGTTTTCAAGTTTGAAGCTCCTATGTCACAagagccaataggaaaccgcaccgATGTCACGACTTACTATTGGCCAGCAAATTGGGAAATATCTGAAGAGCTGACATATTGACCCCGATTCAAATCTGCAAAAAAATCCGCTGCCCCAAGTGAATTATACAAATTGAGTGACTTCAGTttattaaataaattataatactAGTCTGACACCCCAGACTAGTGGCAAACTTACTGCATGCATGGCCAAAGAAGGGGGGTGCGGCagttaggctaggtccccgctgcagctGGCGGTGTGCGACCGCGCCTCTCACCAGCCTTGCTCACTAGCTGTCCCCGGTGCCTCCTCGCTCACTACACAGACGCATcaatcagccagcaggggctacaacaggattgtgTACCTGAGCGGGCGTGACATGGTATGCAAGGGAGCAAATCAGAGGCCAGGTATGAGACACCCTTTTGTGAGAAAATGAACTCCCCTTTTACTGGGCATCCGTGTTGGCAGAAAATCAACCCTTTGGCTGCCAATTGAaagagaagttcatcccaagatGCAGTGCCACAAGTGACATACTTTCACTGGTGACAATTAGAACTAAAGGCGGTCCTCtttttacgacgaacggcttatccgacgctagtcaatgcatccctatggcccgtttcACGACGCCCAAACAGCTTATccgacgctttaaaaaattgctacaaatgtcCAATCAGACGGCTGCAGGCTAGGGAAATCATTCTGagcagtctgtgtgaaggtttagtggtgtattttatgccctaaaccatggctgataAAAGCaaaagtgctgttactccaaaaaggaatagaaaatctattactttggagaccaaacaaaacataataaagcgctctgagaaacgaacacagaaattggacgtgccttggatatacatcgcacaactattgtgacaataatcaaagacaagaatcttggaacagatcaagggctcagcacctatgcaatGTACAACAATAAGGCAACATGCTGGGCATATcgctgaggtagaaaaactcatatggctggaagatcaatcccaccGTCATATGCCTATTAGTTttgccttaattcaggccaaagctttgagtctgtatgacattaagcaacagcatggagaagggaccactgaggaaacgttcactgcaagtaagggctggtttatgcggttcaaagagagggcaaacttgcataacattaaagtgaccggggaagctgctagtgctgatgaggaggcagctaaaaccttccctgttacattggccaaaattatagaggacggtggctattgcgcacgtcaagtgttcaattttgatgagactgggctctactggaagaaaatgcccagtagaagctacattgcaagagAGGAAAAGTCAATGTctgggtttaaagttgcaaaggacaggctgactcttctgcttagatcaaatgctgcaggtgatttgaagctaaaacctttgcttgtttatcatgcagaaaaccctacggcattcaagggttatgcaaagaacacacttccagtgatttggaagtccaactgtaaggcatgggtaacagggagcctttgaggactggttccagcatcaatttattccagctgtgcaattatattgcatgaaccagaacctcgTTTTAAATCATTgctgctcctggccatcccgtgtacccggatgaccatcatccaaacgtcatggtggtgttcatgccccccaacaccacctcattgatacagccgatggaccagggggttatcgcttccttcaaggcctactatcttaggcgaacatttgcccaggccatcagagcaactgaTGTGAAAGGAggtccaaccttaaaagaattttggaagggttacaacattctccatgcagtaagaaacatcggaggcatggaatgaggtgaaacaatccaatttaaatgaAGTTTGGTGTAATTTGTGCCCTGattgtgtctgatgtccaaggccttagagagactgttgcagaagttacagaaactgttgtgcaaatggccagtgatctcaacttggaggtggaaaccgaggatattgaggagttgctcgcctcacattctaacgagttgagcaatgaagacctcatgcaattagaagagcaaaaaattgctgaagaggaggcccaccaatctgctgatgtggccCAGCCACGTAAATTATTGTCaaccaaaatgttggctgcggcattcaagcacattgatagcgcactgatagcgcactggccatatttgaggacaatgaccctaacattgaacagaaatcaacagtcagtcgtggggtgtctaaccaaatcagctgatagagatctacacgcagaaaaggaaaggatctgtccagacttcaatgaagagatTCAAGAGACCGAAACCGTCAagtccacctacatcacctccaaaaagtctaTTGAagatccgccccccccccccccccaataatctTCCTCCAATCATTGATGGTTTTTTCTTGCTCATGaacatttctgtacagaatacagcatagttttattttacagttatggaatcaataaatataatgtttccatcataatctatgtgtgctgcatatcttattgcttgagtaacattttctgtgtattttagcattaaaaatgccttcaggaacggaatgtttgatttaaacagtgttcctatgggaaaacgggtttcgctttacgacgccattttgagcaaaatcagataaccgaggaccgcctgtataaagCACTTGTGTTTCATTAGCTTCAGGCTCTGGTATTAGTAGATTACAGTATTGTGGACCAGATGTGACCCGTCTCCAACAGAGCAGTGTTGTGCGTCTGTGGTAGTATACACACAATCAGAAATGTGAAATGTAACCAAAGTATTTTCACCGTGGATAGGATGAACTGGGGAGTGAGCTGGTGTGGTGGCCCACCTCCTCGTAATGGCCGAGCCCACCCTGCCCGTTTTGGCCACACCAACCACGCCTGAGAACTCTGCCTACAGACCGCAGTCTAGCGCGGTGCACGTGCTGCCAGGAttccaggcgcgcgtgcagcaacCTCCagtgggaccttagccttagaggCCACGCGctctttcccaaggcatttaaattaaatgccgggaggcTTGAGGCCTCCAACTCTTACCTGCACTTTACCGGCTCTTCAACAACGTGCCGCCATGGCAACGGGTCATGTGCCGGGCCACGACCTCCGACGTTATGACGCAGAGTCCAAGGACAGGGGGAGCACAACTGCTGgggctgccaggcaggggggcacagctcagGAACTTTGCGCACACCTAACTAAAATCACTGCACTAATTGTGACAGTGAAGAggcaaccaggctcactaataaagcttaagcccgtttggttacctctgatctgtgttttggggttcaggagtgtcagctctcggacccaactgttgtaaaagcattacctgtaattatgagacaataaagaatgtgtttttacctttccagggatgccaacaagcagggattgctatggtatgagtttcaggggggggggggggtgtgtgtcagATTCCTGGATGCATGTAGATACTGTCTctgtaatatctccccttgaaaacacttgtGCGACACCcttaggggtccctgcttcagcacagcccagaaaggtaaatggtgcaaagggatgAAAAGTAGCCCTGTAACAATAAGGGGTCCCCAGGTTtaggggggatacccagttactgtACAGTTAACCCAGAACCTGCTTAGAGGTTCTGGGGATACTCCAatctataaggttgtgaggggactttaaAAAGTCCAGTCTTAtgtttattgtatagagtgtggggaacATGGCTAGTAAACAACATGCTTCTTATTCTATTGCTCATAACCAGAAAAGACTTGGGATATTTTTAtagtgtatattttatggaacagtgCGTTTTAAAACATGTGCCAAGAAATGAGCTGGGACTGGCAGAACCAATGCTCCGACAGGCCACTGGGGCCACCAATTGGTGCTAGAAGGTCTGGCAGGACATCTGGAGATAAAAGCCCCAGAGGATGTCTAAGGcgtcaagaccatttggacaggacGGACTCACGTATCCATGGCCTGAGATCAATGGAGACACTTTGCATTTCCATTGATCCCACCAGACTGGCAGGAGCCTGTCACtgcgggtggcattgagggaaccaggCCCGAGGTGCCAAAATTGCACATgtcccttggttcattcagatttccaggtaacgTTTTTTCCTACCCGCTTGCCTCAGATTGGCTGCGGAGAAATCTCAACCCTGGATTGGCTATAGTATTTTTGTTATGAAACAGAAGTATTATAACCTCTTGCGCCCCTCAGATACAATCTTGGGAGGACTGGAGAACGAACTAAGTTTCCAGTTTCAACTCTCCATCGAGAAAAGGGCGGCTTAAGCGAAAGCCGCCTGGAATATTTTTGTCCTGTTTTTGACACTGTTATCAGGGTTAGGATTCagtgcacctaggagagtctacCCAATTCCCAAGTAAGCGTGTCCT contains:
- the RBMX gene encoding RNA-binding motif protein, X chromosome → MVEADRPGKLFIGGLNTETTEKALEAVFCKYGRVVEVLLMKDRETNKSRGFAFVTFESPGDAKDAARELNGKALDGKPIKVEQATKPTFGTTTTRHGPISTPRSRGPPRGLRGSRGGSAGPRGPPPRGGSSSRGQMPLKRGPPPRSGGPPPKRSAPSGPIRSSGMGGRAPLSRERDGYGGPPRREPMPSRRDVYMSPRDDGYNTKERYDGYSSRDYGNSRDSRDYAPPPRDYAYRDYSSRDEYGSRGYGDRDGYGGRDNRDYSDHPSGGSYRDSYEAYGNSRSAPPARGPPPSYGGSSRYDDYSSARDGYGGRDSYSSSRNDLYSSGRDRVGRQERGLPPPMDRGYPPRDSYSSSSRGVPRGGGRGGSRSDRGGGRSRY